A stretch of DNA from Oryza brachyantha chromosome 9, ObraRS2, whole genome shotgun sequence:
cataaatatatatatattcaaattcaacttttacaagtcgtagaaaaataaatgaaactgAAACTAAATTTGCGCATCAacagttaaatttattattttaattacacCGTGTATAAATcgaatttaaataatatatttctgGAATAATATATGTCATTAATCTATTATGtataatgtatatgttttttttacatgtgtcCGGATAGAAACGGGCCGGGCCAAAAGATGCAAACAGCACTCGCCGCACGGCCCGAACCGCGAAAAGTCGTAAACGCGGAATTTTTGTTCCCACGCGATTTCCATTTTTCCCGCCCGCGCGGCGCGCTCCCTCCGCTCCCGGAAAACCAAACGCGGCGATCCGCGCCTCCACCTGCTGCGCCAATAGCAGCTCGCCTCTGCGCCATCCGACGGCGCACGCCGTCCCCCTCGCCGCTCACGTGGATCACTCGCCGATCCGACGGCTTCCCGCTCTATATATTCCACCCGCTCCACCGGTTCCCCTCCCCAGCATCCAAATCGATCGCCGCCGGAGTCCCCaattccgccgccgccgccgcctcattCGTCGGATTGAGGGGGGTAGAAAGCGTGCGGAGATGTCGGGGCGCGGCAAGGGCGGGAAGGGGCTGGGGAAAGGAGGCGCGAAGCGCCACCGGAAGGTGCTCCGCGACAACATCCAGGGGATCACCAAGCCGGCGATCCGGAGGCTGGCGAGGAGGGGCGGCGTGAAGCGCATCTCGGGGCTCATCTACGAGGAGACCCGCGGAGTGCTCAAGATCTTCCTCGAGAACGTCATCCGCGACGCCGTCACCTACACCGAGCACGCCCGCCGCAAGACCGTCACCGCCATGGACGTCGTCTACGCGCTCAAGCGCCAGGGCCGCACCCTCTACGGCTTCGGCGGCTAGGCCCCCAAGAACTTGGTTTGGCTTCAGATATAGTCCCGGTGAAATGCCGGTGAACTTTGTTATTGATCGCATTGTCATTTTGGTAAGTCTAGTAGAGAAGTCATTGGAGTATAAGATTTCtacagtccaataaaaaatatcttgaaattatagtattttacgGTACCAAATTATCGTTGATTGTTGGATTTAATAATGTCTATT
This window harbors:
- the LOC102721861 gene encoding histone H4, with the translated sequence MSGRGKGGKGLGKGGAKRHRKVLRDNIQGITKPAIRRLARRGGVKRISGLIYEETRGVLKIFLENVIRDAVTYTEHARRKTVTAMDVVYALKRQGRTLYGFGG